The following are encoded in a window of Variovorax paradoxus genomic DNA:
- a CDS encoding DciA family protein produces the protein MYRRLPPAISLHEAAAGAPTLGSLMARARDTAERLKAIEGLIPPAMRAAIQPGPAEGDVWCLLVKGSAAAAKLRQLSPMLVTRLKNRGWDVATIRIKVYTGR, from the coding sequence ATGTATCGCCGACTTCCCCCCGCCATTTCACTGCACGAAGCTGCGGCAGGCGCCCCCACCCTGGGGAGCCTGATGGCGCGCGCGCGGGACACGGCCGAGCGGCTGAAGGCCATCGAAGGGTTGATTCCGCCGGCCATGCGCGCGGCCATCCAGCCGGGGCCGGCCGAGGGCGATGTCTGGTGCCTGCTGGTCAAGGGCAGTGCCGCGGCGGCCAAGCTGCGCCAGCTGTCGCCGATGCTGGTCACGCGCCTGAAGAACCGGGGCTGGGACGTCGCGACGATCCGCATCAAGGTGTACACCGGGCGCTGA
- a CDS encoding pyridoxal-phosphate dependent enzyme, with amino-acid sequence MTPSPVLDFKFTAPPESPAQTFLPGRPAGVLGRSFTPERNPRLQGLQCLRCDTLYPVSLANDGCPACRQAGFHVGLRASYRPGGPDVVPMPYLQGFSLGEGNTPQHDMPDLAQQFGVARLSIKDESRNPTGSPKDRLTAMGVAQALDAGAHTLVLASSGNTAVSAAHYAWAAGLGCEVATYEAMPATYARQLDALGARRYVFADNTGRWGFVRERSQYPGYFALTNYRLPALGNAPLGVEGYKAIAEECLQDGGLPDHVVVPTGRGDMAWGIYAGFRELLAAGRIARLPRMWLVEPFPRLSRVLGGGALNGNYPGRTAQLSSAGATVTYLQWQAATASGGGAVVVGDDEARAARRLLTAAGVSAELAAAAGLGAVRQLREAETIAADAHVVLVLTSDASSDPSWPDRAVVA; translated from the coding sequence GTGACCCCATCGCCCGTTCTGGACTTCAAGTTCACCGCACCGCCGGAGAGCCCCGCGCAGACCTTCCTGCCGGGCCGGCCGGCCGGGGTGCTCGGCCGCTCGTTCACGCCCGAGCGCAATCCGCGCCTGCAGGGTTTGCAGTGCCTGCGCTGCGACACGCTGTACCCGGTTTCGCTGGCCAACGACGGCTGCCCGGCCTGCCGGCAGGCCGGCTTTCACGTCGGCCTGCGCGCGAGCTACCGGCCCGGCGGGCCGGACGTGGTGCCGATGCCGTACCTGCAGGGCTTTTCGCTCGGCGAGGGAAACACGCCACAGCACGACATGCCCGACCTGGCGCAGCAGTTCGGCGTGGCACGCCTGAGCATCAAGGACGAATCGCGCAACCCGACCGGCTCGCCCAAAGACCGGCTGACCGCGATGGGCGTGGCGCAGGCGCTGGACGCCGGCGCCCACACGCTGGTGCTCGCGTCGTCGGGCAACACGGCGGTGTCGGCGGCGCACTACGCGTGGGCGGCGGGGCTCGGCTGCGAAGTGGCCACGTACGAGGCGATGCCCGCGACCTACGCGCGCCAACTCGACGCGCTGGGCGCACGGCGTTATGTGTTTGCCGACAACACCGGCCGCTGGGGTTTCGTGCGCGAGCGCTCCCAGTACCCGGGCTATTTCGCGCTGACCAACTACCGCCTGCCGGCGCTCGGCAACGCGCCGCTGGGCGTGGAGGGCTACAAGGCCATTGCCGAAGAGTGCCTGCAGGACGGCGGCCTGCCCGACCACGTCGTGGTGCCGACCGGGCGCGGCGACATGGCCTGGGGCATCTACGCCGGCTTTCGCGAGCTGCTGGCGGCGGGGCGCATCGCGCGCCTGCCGCGGATGTGGCTGGTCGAGCCGTTCCCGCGGCTGTCGCGCGTGCTCGGGGGCGGGGCGCTCAATGGCAACTATCCCGGTCGCACGGCGCAGTTGTCGAGCGCGGGCGCGACGGTCACATATCTGCAGTGGCAGGCCGCCACGGCCAGCGGCGGCGGTGCCGTGGTGGTGGGCGACGACGAAGCCCGCGCGGCGCGGCGGCTGCTCACGGCGGCCGGCGTGAGCGCCGAATTGGCGGCGGCGGCGGGCCTGGGCGCGGTGCGGCAACTGCGCGAGGCCGAGACCATCGCGGCCGATGCGCACGTCGTGCTGGTGCTGACCTCCGACGCATCGAGCGATCCGAGCTGGCCCGATCGCGCCGTCGTTGCTTGA